A region from the Methylocella sp. genome encodes:
- a CDS encoding gluconokinase — MLGSDPRPPHAWSPALAHTIAMPVIVVVMGVSGSGKTTISALLAAALGCQFQEGDELHPPENIEKMRSGAPLTDADRMPWLDMIAKEIDGWRSRGESGVLSCSALKRSYRDIIIGDRQDVTLVYLAGSYELICRRMAARHEHFMPVALLDSQFASLQEPTPDEHPITVDIGARPADIAETIVRELENRSRQQAQRCGGSRSGSRVLTGERR, encoded by the coding sequence ATGTTGGGAAGTGATCCGCGGCCGCCGCACGCCTGGTCCCCGGCCCTCGCGCATACCATCGCCATGCCAGTGATCGTCGTCGTCATGGGCGTCTCGGGATCAGGCAAGACCACAATTTCCGCCCTGCTCGCCGCTGCGCTCGGCTGTCAGTTCCAGGAGGGCGACGAGCTGCATCCGCCCGAGAACATTGAGAAGATGCGTAGCGGCGCGCCGCTGACGGACGCGGACCGGATGCCGTGGCTTGATATGATCGCGAAGGAAATCGATGGCTGGCGCTCGCGGGGGGAGTCCGGCGTGCTGAGCTGCTCAGCGCTGAAACGATCCTACAGAGACATCATCATCGGCGATCGCCAGGACGTGACGCTGGTCTACCTTGCAGGATCGTATGAACTCATTTGCCGGCGCATGGCTGCGCGCCACGAACATTTCATGCCGGTCGCCTTGCTTGATAGCCAGTTTGCGAGCTTGCAGGAGCCAACGCCCGACGAACATCCAATTACTGTCGATATCGGCGCCCGGCCAGCCGATATCGCCGAGACGATCGTGCGTGAGCTGGAGAACCGCTCTCGGCAACAGGCACAGCGATGCGGCGGAAGCCGAAGCGGATCTAGAGTTTTGACGGGAGAACGACGATGA
- a CDS encoding Cof-type HAD-IIB family hydrolase: protein MSAREYIRLLLADVDGTLVTGEKVLTDMAKAAARELHHAGIALAVTSGRPPRGMSMLIEPLDLKCAIAGFNGGVFVHPDLSVIESHMLDPATAEQTLKLILDHGLDAWVYTEDEWLIRDATAPHVAREAWTVKFDAKIVASFTDAHLAHAVKIVGVSDDFDLVAACEKAAQNALGDKASATRSQPYYLDVTHPQANKGTVVMTLSKLLNIPPSQIATIGDMPNDALMFRKSGFSIAMGNASDEVKAQASAVTDINDNEGFAKAVRKFVLRSVPA, encoded by the coding sequence ATGAGCGCGCGAGAGTACATCCGCCTTCTCTTGGCGGACGTAGACGGCACGCTGGTCACCGGGGAAAAGGTGCTGACTGATATGGCGAAGGCGGCGGCGCGGGAACTACATCACGCCGGCATTGCGCTCGCCGTCACCAGCGGCCGCCCGCCGCGCGGCATGAGCATGTTGATCGAGCCGCTCGATCTGAAGTGCGCCATCGCCGGCTTCAACGGCGGCGTCTTCGTTCATCCGGACCTTTCCGTCATTGAGAGCCATATGCTCGATCCCGCAACGGCCGAACAGACCCTAAAACTGATCCTCGATCATGGGCTGGACGCTTGGGTCTACACTGAGGATGAGTGGTTGATCCGCGATGCAACCGCGCCGCATGTTGCGCGCGAGGCATGGACGGTGAAGTTCGACGCCAAGATCGTGGCGTCGTTCACGGATGCGCACTTGGCCCATGCGGTGAAGATCGTTGGCGTCTCCGACGATTTCGATCTCGTCGCCGCCTGCGAAAAGGCAGCGCAGAACGCTCTGGGCGATAAGGCGAGCGCGACGCGCTCGCAGCCTTACTATCTCGACGTAACCCATCCGCAAGCCAACAAGGGAACAGTCGTGATGACCTTGTCTAAGCTTCTGAACATCCCGCCGAGCCAGATCGCCACCATCGGAGACATGCCGAATGACGCGCTCATGTTCCGCAAGAGCGGCTTTTCCATCGCCATGGGCAACGCTAGCGATGAGGTGAAAGCGCAGGCGAGCGCGGTGACCGACATCAATGACAATGAGGGTTTCGCCAAGGCCGTGCGTAAATTCGTTCTCCGATCGGTCCCTGCATGA
- the zwf gene encoding glucose-6-phosphate dehydrogenase: MVLFGATGDLAKRLVMPALYNLSRTKALPEKFALIGVARAKETAESWRDHLYEMLKSFIGNAAAEFDVSQIDEAAWKRLAEKMSYVRGDLTDPNLYEKLRDALGEAEKTHGTEGNAIFYLAVADRFFGPVVEQLGKAKLTDHNEDQNGKPRFWRRAVIEKPFGHSLDSARELDASIRRWLREDQIFRIDHFLGKDTVQNIMAFRFANGLFEPIWNRDRIDHVQITAAETVGVEQRGDFYEATGALRDMVPNHVLALLSMVAMEPPVGFDDASIRTKKADVFAAMPAVKPAQAVRGQYGTGAVLGKTVKAYRQEPNVAPDSNVETYVAMQFEIDNWRWAGVPFYVRTGKHMSARNTEIAICFKQAPYTAFQDTPVETLRPNWLVLRIAPDEGISLQFEVKRRGPVVELAAVKMDFHYNDWFPKEPNVGYETLIYDVMIGDPTLFMRADMVKQAWRIVQPALDAWAADKSDIHIYDSGSDGPKAADDLLARDGDRAWRPVSPLSVQKP; encoded by the coding sequence ATGGTGCTCTTTGGCGCCACCGGCGACCTGGCCAAGCGGCTGGTGATGCCGGCGCTCTACAATCTCTCGCGCACCAAGGCGCTGCCGGAGAAATTCGCGCTGATCGGCGTGGCCCGGGCGAAGGAAACCGCGGAAAGCTGGCGCGATCACCTTTATGAAATGCTGAAGAGCTTTATCGGCAACGCCGCTGCGGAGTTCGACGTCAGCCAGATCGACGAGGCGGCATGGAAGCGGCTCGCCGAGAAGATGTCATATGTCCGAGGAGACCTGACCGACCCCAATTTATATGAGAAGCTTCGCGACGCTCTTGGCGAAGCGGAAAAAACCCATGGCACAGAGGGCAACGCCATCTTCTACCTCGCCGTCGCCGATCGGTTCTTCGGCCCGGTGGTGGAGCAACTCGGTAAGGCGAAGCTCACCGACCACAACGAGGATCAGAACGGGAAGCCTCGGTTCTGGCGCCGCGCGGTGATCGAGAAACCGTTCGGCCATAGCCTTGATTCGGCGCGCGAGTTGGACGCCAGCATTCGGCGCTGGCTGCGCGAGGATCAAATCTTTCGGATCGACCACTTTCTCGGAAAAGACACCGTCCAAAACATCATGGCGTTTCGTTTCGCCAATGGTCTGTTTGAGCCTATCTGGAACCGCGACCGGATCGATCACGTCCAGATTACGGCGGCGGAAACAGTGGGCGTCGAACAGCGCGGCGACTTCTACGAAGCGACAGGAGCGTTGCGCGACATGGTTCCGAACCACGTCCTTGCGCTCCTTTCGATGGTCGCCATGGAGCCGCCTGTCGGCTTCGACGATGCTTCGATCCGAACAAAGAAGGCGGATGTCTTCGCCGCGATGCCCGCGGTGAAGCCGGCGCAGGCGGTGCGCGGCCAGTACGGGACTGGCGCCGTGCTCGGCAAAACGGTGAAGGCCTATCGGCAGGAGCCCAATGTAGCGCCGGACTCGAATGTCGAGACCTATGTCGCGATGCAATTCGAAATCGACAACTGGCGCTGGGCCGGCGTGCCCTTCTACGTCCGCACCGGCAAGCACATGTCGGCGCGAAACACCGAGATCGCCATTTGCTTCAAGCAGGCTCCCTACACGGCTTTCCAAGACACGCCCGTCGAGACGCTGCGACCCAATTGGCTGGTGCTGCGCATCGCGCCCGACGAGGGAATCTCCCTGCAATTCGAGGTCAAGCGTCGAGGGCCGGTGGTGGAGCTCGCCGCTGTGAAAATGGACTTTCATTATAATGATTGGTTCCCCAAGGAGCCGAATGTCGGCTACGAGACGCTCATCTATGATGTGATGATCGGCGACCCAACGCTATTCATGCGCGCCGACATGGTGAAGCAGGCTTGGCGGATCGTGCAGCCGGCGCTCGACGCCTGGGCGGCGGACAAAAGCGATATCCACATCTATGACTCCGGGAGCGATGGTCCAAAGGCGGCCGATGATTTGTTGGCGCGTGACGGCGATCGGGCCTGGAGACCCGTAAGCCCGCTATCGGTACAAAAGCCATGA
- the gnd gene encoding decarboxylating 6-phosphogluconate dehydrogenase: protein MQIGVIGLGRMGGNISRRLMKAGHRCVVFDSNAQPREALAKEGAVAVGSLAELVKALGEKPRAVWVMLPAGPITEETIERLGDLLQPEDIIIDGGNSFYKDDVRRAKKLAEKRIRYVDCGTSGGVWGIDRGYCMMIGGPKDAVDLLDPIFAALAPGLGDIPRTPGRQGRDPRVELGYIHAGPSGAGHFVKMVHNGIEYGLMQAYAEGLDILRNKDSKDLPEDERFELNMPDIAEVWRRGSVISSWLLDLGAAALAKDPQLENFSGFVQDSGEGRWTVEAAIEEAVPADVLSTALYARFRSRQQHTFGEKVLSAMRLGFGGHIEGSEPIDPEPKPTQKAAE from the coding sequence ATGCAGATTGGCGTGATCGGACTCGGCCGCATGGGCGGCAACATCTCTCGCCGCCTGATGAAGGCGGGCCACCGTTGTGTGGTGTTCGACTCCAATGCCCAGCCACGCGAGGCGCTGGCGAAGGAAGGAGCCGTAGCCGTCGGGTCGCTTGCGGAGCTGGTCAAGGCGCTCGGGGAAAAGCCGCGCGCCGTCTGGGTTATGCTCCCCGCCGGCCCGATAACCGAGGAGACGATCGAGCGCCTCGGCGATCTGCTGCAGCCGGAAGACATTATCATCGATGGCGGCAATTCTTTTTACAAAGATGACGTTCGCCGCGCCAAAAAATTAGCCGAGAAGCGCATTCGTTACGTCGATTGCGGCACGTCCGGCGGCGTCTGGGGCATCGATCGCGGCTATTGCATGATGATCGGCGGCCCAAAGGACGCTGTGGATCTCCTCGATCCGATCTTCGCAGCGCTCGCTCCTGGGCTGGGCGATATTCCGCGGACGCCGGGACGGCAAGGGCGCGATCCGCGAGTCGAACTCGGCTATATCCATGCCGGCCCGTCGGGGGCCGGGCATTTCGTCAAGATGGTGCATAATGGCATCGAGTACGGATTGATGCAGGCCTACGCCGAGGGCCTCGACATTCTGCGCAACAAGGACTCGAAGGATCTGCCTGAAGACGAGCGCTTCGAGTTGAACATGCCCGATATCGCAGAGGTCTGGCGGCGCGGCAGCGTCATCTCATCCTGGCTGCTCGATCTCGGCGCCGCTGCGCTGGCGAAAGATCCACAGCTGGAGAATTTCTCCGGCTTCGTCCAGGATTCCGGCGAGGGTCGTTGGACCGTTGAGGCCGCGATTGAGGAAGCAGTCCCCGCGGACGTGCTCTCGACGGCGCTCTACGCGCGATTCCGCTCGCGGCAGCAGCACACCTTCGGAGAAAAGGTGCTGTCGGCCATGCGCTTGGGCTTCGGCGGCCACATCGAGGGTAGCGAGCCCATCGATCCCGAACCGAAGCCGACACAAAAAGCCGCGGAGTAG